One window of the Lynx canadensis isolate LIC74 chromosome D3, mLynCan4.pri.v2, whole genome shotgun sequence genome contains the following:
- the HDHD2 gene encoding haloacid dehalogenase-like hydrolase domain-containing protein 2 isoform X2 has translation MVRFVTNTTKESKQDLLERLKKLEFDISEDEIFTSLTAARNLVEQKQVRPMLLVDDRALPDFKGIQTSDPNAVVIGLAPEHFHYQILNQAFRLLLDGAPLIAIHKARYYKRKDGLALGPGPFVTALEYATDTKATVVGKPEKMFFLEALRGTGCEPEEAVMIGDDCRDDVGGAQNVGMLGILVQTGKYRAADEEKINPPPYLTCESFPHAVDHILQHLL, from the exons ATGGTTAGGTTTGTGACCAATACAAccaaagagagcaagcaagaccTATTGGAAAGGTTGAAAAAATTGGAGTTTGATATCTCTGAAGATGAAATATTCACTTCTCTGACTGCAGCCAGAAATTTAGTAGAGCAGAAACAGGTTCGACCCATGCTGCTAGTAGATGACCGggcactacctgatttcaaag gaaTACAAACAAGCGATCCTAACGCTGTGGTCATAGGACTGGcaccagaacatttccattatcaaATTCTGAATCAAGCATTCCG gtTACTCCTGGACGGGGCACCTCTGATCGCAATCCACAAGGCCAGGTATTACAAGAGGAAAGATGGCCTGGCCCTGGGGCCTGGACCGTTCGTGACGGCTTTAGAGTATGCCACAGACACCAAAGCCACAGTAGTGGGAAAACcagagaaaatgttctttttggaAGCATTGCGGGGCACTGGCTGTGAACCTGAGGAGGCCGTGATGATAGGAGAC GATTGCAGGGATGACGTTGGTGGGGCTCAGAATGTCGGCATGCTGGGTATCTTAGTACAAACTG GGAAATATCGAGCAgcagatgaagaaaaaattaatccACCTCCTTACTTAACTTGTGAGAGCTTCCCTCATGCTGTGGACCACATCCTGCAGCATCTACTGTGA